In Massilia violaceinigra, one DNA window encodes the following:
- a CDS encoding DUF1266 domain-containing protein — translation MNWIILLLFLWAMRRVYVLIRDSILSRKGRTVRVRYKFDARQNRALALAHPIASARALGAYANPKAPAPTAEQAQALRASLLHIIGLRASMQDDAIKAALPELLRRHWFRIDLDRLRPEDDPRAAMAFASARVAFAVRTASLLGWLDPALQWEVLFQNAQRANDCFASWEEFGAALARGRQQWIAGARADSLGAAFDEATLAQWLASRSHPWRSIPWRGQVLFEPPATS, via the coding sequence ATGAACTGGATCATTCTTTTGCTGTTCCTGTGGGCGATGCGGCGCGTGTATGTGCTGATCCGCGACAGCATCCTGTCGCGCAAGGGCCGCACCGTGCGGGTGCGCTACAAGTTCGACGCCCGCCAGAACCGGGCGCTGGCCCTGGCGCACCCGATCGCCAGCGCGCGCGCGCTCGGCGCCTACGCCAATCCGAAAGCGCCGGCGCCGACGGCGGAGCAGGCGCAGGCACTGCGCGCCAGCCTGCTGCATATCATCGGCCTGCGCGCCAGCATGCAGGACGACGCCATCAAGGCCGCGCTGCCGGAGCTGCTGCGGCGCCACTGGTTCCGCATCGACCTGGACCGCCTGCGGCCGGAAGACGATCCGCGCGCGGCGATGGCGTTCGCCTCGGCGCGGGTGGCCTTCGCGGTGCGCACGGCGAGCTTGCTCGGCTGGCTCGATCCGGCGCTGCAATGGGAGGTGCTGTTCCAGAACGCCCAGCGCGCCAACGACTGTTTCGCCAGCTGGGAGGAGTTCGGCGCGGCGCTGGCGCGCGGGCGCCAGCAATGGATCGCCGGCGCGCGCGCCGACAGCCTTGGTGCCGCCTTCGACGAGGCGACGTTGGCGCAGTGGCTGGCCAGCCGCAGCCACCCGTGGCGCAGCATCCCGTGGCGCGGCCAGGTGCTGTTCGAGCCGCCGGCCACGTCATGA
- a CDS encoding sel1 repeat family protein, producing MNIPYHPLKCSGCAQEFAFPSIARAYTDLPQAGGRSGAHFSEMLLLSVWCHQCEGASWVERIPTAREFALAAGLRRMPKRARQEGIDDDLLDLDDADFAWLYQHLAERNAPPFCLACGSTRVVPIDTTQRDTGVLHEACWDSPILFHGFPIGSSGLRIGRASYARQFHDVTGQIVWTRMLARESFYQLCSVLEVRRDDPFHAVLASTIRLIANGSAERALAALAPLVDAQVPAALGLLGALHVLGEGVPHSGSMAVPLLENAKALGDACAAHNLASLYATGAPGVPQDVPRARQLFGDALSMGGQYERDDFYAQDDYASMTGHFYRPA from the coding sequence ATGAACATTCCCTACCATCCGCTCAAATGCAGCGGCTGCGCGCAGGAGTTTGCGTTTCCTTCGATCGCACGCGCCTACACCGATTTACCGCAAGCGGGGGGACGCTCCGGCGCCCATTTCAGCGAGATGCTCCTGCTGTCGGTCTGGTGCCATCAATGCGAGGGCGCTTCCTGGGTCGAACGCATTCCCACCGCGCGCGAATTTGCGCTGGCCGCCGGCTTGCGGCGCATGCCCAAGCGCGCGAGGCAGGAGGGCATCGACGATGATTTGCTCGATCTCGATGACGCCGATTTCGCCTGGCTGTACCAGCACCTCGCCGAGCGCAACGCGCCGCCCTTCTGCCTTGCGTGCGGCAGCACCCGCGTGGTGCCGATCGACACCACGCAACGCGACACGGGCGTGCTGCACGAGGCGTGCTGGGACAGCCCGATTCTGTTTCATGGCTTCCCGATCGGAAGCAGCGGCCTTCGCATCGGCAGAGCGTCGTACGCGCGCCAGTTTCATGACGTCACGGGCCAGATCGTCTGGACCAGAATGCTTGCCCGGGAGTCTTTTTACCAGCTCTGTAGCGTCCTCGAGGTGCGCCGTGACGATCCCTTTCATGCCGTCCTGGCGTCAACCATCCGGCTGATCGCCAACGGGTCCGCTGAACGCGCCCTCGCCGCGCTTGCGCCGCTGGTGGACGCACAGGTTCCCGCCGCACTCGGACTGCTTGGTGCGCTGCACGTACTGGGAGAAGGCGTTCCCCATAGCGGATCGATGGCGGTACCGTTGCTGGAAAACGCCAAGGCCCTGGGGGACGCCTGCGCGGCGCACAATCTGGCGTCGCTGTACGCCACGGGCGCGCCTGGCGTTCCCCAGGACGTGCCGCGCGCGCGCCAGCTATTTGGCGATGCGTTGTCGATGGGCGGGCAGTATGAGCGCGACGACTTCTATGCGCAGGACGATTACGCGTCCATGACCGGTCACTTTTACCGCCCGGCCTGA
- a CDS encoding acetyl-CoA hydrolase/transferase family protein, with protein sequence MQTPHQLYQQKLTTPAEALRLVRDGDMIVVPTGVGEPPALLTALSSQRQQFHDVKVAQILAMRKFGYFDQDSAHHVRHASLFFGGASRASGQGGWCDFIPNYFSELPGLIEQGLMPADVVFAMASPMNEQGFFSLSLAVDYTMAAIGKARAVVLEVNPHVPFAHGQCHVHVSQVTALVESGEAILEVGLPKIGTVQEAIGKYVADMIDDGSTLQIGYGGIPDAVVMQLTSKHDLGIHTEMIGDGILTLIEAGAVTNRKKTFMPGKMVATFALGSQKLYKFLHHNPMIEMHPSNFTNDPYLAAQNDNLMTINATLQIDLLGQCGSESIAHLPYSGTGGQVDFVRAGNRSRGGKSFIVLPSTAKDNTISRIVPTLTPGTHATTSKNDINYVVTEYGVAQLRGKSAKQRAQALIAIAHPDFRASLRAEANRMCVL encoded by the coding sequence ATGCAAACCCCGCACCAGCTTTACCAGCAAAAACTGACCACGCCCGCCGAGGCCCTGCGCCTGGTGCGCGACGGCGACATGATCGTGGTGCCGACCGGCGTGGGCGAGCCGCCCGCGCTGCTCACCGCCCTGTCAAGCCAGCGCCAGCAGTTCCACGACGTGAAAGTGGCGCAGATCCTGGCCATGCGCAAGTTCGGCTACTTCGACCAGGATAGCGCGCACCACGTGCGCCACGCCTCGCTGTTTTTCGGCGGCGCCTCGCGCGCATCCGGCCAGGGCGGCTGGTGCGACTTCATCCCCAATTATTTTTCCGAACTGCCCGGCCTGATCGAACAGGGCCTGATGCCGGCCGACGTGGTCTTCGCCATGGCCTCGCCCATGAACGAGCAGGGTTTCTTCTCACTGAGCCTGGCGGTCGACTACACCATGGCCGCCATCGGCAAGGCGCGCGCGGTGGTCCTCGAGGTCAATCCGCACGTGCCGTTCGCGCACGGCCAATGCCATGTGCATGTGTCGCAGGTGACGGCGCTGGTCGAAAGCGGCGAAGCGATCCTGGAAGTGGGTCTGCCGAAAATCGGCACGGTGCAGGAAGCCATCGGCAAATACGTGGCCGACATGATCGACGACGGCTCGACCCTGCAGATCGGCTACGGCGGCATTCCGGACGCGGTGGTGATGCAGCTGACTTCCAAGCACGACCTGGGCATCCACACCGAAATGATCGGCGACGGCATCCTGACCCTGATCGAAGCGGGCGCGGTCACCAACCGCAAGAAGACGTTCATGCCGGGGAAGATGGTGGCGACCTTCGCGCTCGGTTCGCAAAAACTGTACAAATTCTTGCACCACAATCCGATGATCGAGATGCATCCGTCGAACTTTACCAACGACCCGTACCTGGCCGCGCAAAACGACAATCTGATGACGATCAACGCAACCCTGCAGATCGATCTGCTGGGCCAGTGCGGCTCGGAGAGCATCGCGCACCTGCCCTATTCCGGCACCGGCGGCCAGGTCGATTTCGTCAGGGCGGGCAACCGTTCGCGCGGCGGCAAGTCGTTCATCGTGCTGCCGTCGACGGCCAAGGACAATACGATCTCGCGCATCGTGCCCACGCTTACGCCTGGCACGCACGCAACGACCAGCAAGAACGACATCAATTATGTGGTGACCGAGTATGGCGTGGCGCAGTTGCGCGGCAAGTCGGCCAAGCAGCGCGCGCAGGCGCTGATCGCGATCGCCCATCCGGACTTTCGCGCCTCGCTACGCGCGGAAGCGAACCGGATGTGCGTGCTGTAA